One Gemmatimonadales bacterium genomic region harbors:
- a CDS encoding TolC family protein: protein MFAAALVGGALAAPIAASAQDSIPQVTLADALRRATRLDPDYVRALGQIDNAEWGRKAARLAFVVPALTAELDATRYSTEFFNIGTGEPTASSVNATLTARYELLSVRKLTDLRATTAELENAQSTGMQQRFRTAFLVESDFYGVLADQALLTVATDRVRRAEEQLAVARARVISGAAVQTDSLQLVLEVTRARIDLTRQSAALRVAQLQLGRRVGESGAVAAEAADTVPPAELPVTLPAAVQEALQQGPQYRAARANERAAAAVLRGRRGEYLPTLTLSGTNTTFDTRFFPKARNVSALTLTVSLPVWDLGVREAGITAARVDRDVSRAVREDLERGARRDVTEAYDAYGTAQATIALSRSALAAAAENFRVQDARYRSGATTILELLDAQISLTQAQADLVQANYATRLALAGLEVILGRRLFPSGGAQ, encoded by the coding sequence ATGTTCGCGGCGGCCCTCGTGGGCGGCGCGCTCGCCGCGCCGATCGCAGCTTCGGCTCAGGACTCGATCCCGCAGGTCACCCTGGCCGACGCGCTCCGGCGTGCCACGCGCCTCGACCCCGATTATGTGCGCGCGCTCGGCCAGATCGACAACGCCGAATGGGGGCGCAAGGCGGCCCGGCTCGCGTTCGTAGTGCCGGCGCTCACTGCCGAGCTCGACGCCACGCGCTACTCCACGGAATTCTTCAACATCGGCACCGGCGAGCCGACGGCCTCGTCGGTGAACGCGACGCTCACGGCTCGCTACGAGCTGCTGAGCGTGCGCAAGCTCACCGACCTGCGCGCGACGACGGCCGAGCTCGAGAACGCGCAGTCCACCGGGATGCAGCAGCGGTTCCGCACCGCGTTCCTGGTCGAGTCCGACTTCTACGGCGTGCTGGCCGATCAGGCGCTGCTCACGGTCGCGACGGATCGGGTGCGCCGTGCCGAGGAGCAGCTCGCCGTCGCCCGGGCCCGCGTCATCTCCGGCGCGGCGGTGCAGACCGATTCGCTGCAGCTCGTGCTGGAAGTCACCCGGGCGCGCATCGACCTCACGCGGCAATCGGCCGCGCTCAGGGTGGCGCAGCTTCAGCTCGGCCGCAGGGTGGGGGAGAGCGGCGCGGTGGCGGCCGAAGCGGCTGACACGGTCCCCCCGGCGGAGCTGCCGGTGACGCTGCCGGCTGCCGTGCAGGAGGCGCTCCAGCAGGGGCCGCAGTATCGCGCCGCGCGGGCCAACGAGCGCGCTGCCGCCGCCGTGCTGCGCGGGCGTCGCGGCGAGTACCTGCCGACGCTCACGCTCTCGGGCACGAACACCACGTTCGACACTCGCTTCTTCCCGAAGGCGCGGAACGTTTCGGCGCTCACGCTCACGGTGAGCCTGCCGGTATGGGATCTCGGCGTCCGCGAAGCGGGGATCACGGCTGCCCGGGTCGACCGCGACGTCTCGCGCGCGGTTCGCGAGGACCTGGAGCGCGGGGCGCGCCGCGACGTGACCGAGGCATACGACGCCTACGGTACGGCGCAGGCGACGATCGCGCTCTCGCGCAGCGCCCTCGCAGCGGCGGCCGAAAACTTCCGCGTGCAGGACGCGCGTTACCGCTCCGGCGCCACCACGATCCTGGAGCTGCTCGACGCGCAGATCAGTCTCACCCAGGCGCAGGCCGATCTGGTGCAGGCGAACTACGCCACCCGGCTTGCGCTCGCCGGCCTCGAGGTAATCCTCGGCCGCCGGCTCTTTCCGAGCGGGGGCGCCCAGTGA
- a CDS encoding efflux RND transporter periplasmic adaptor subunit, with translation MPVEIAVARTDTVVDAIEASGQIEAVQSIELRPDVEGRLVAILVREGAQVTRGMPLFKVDDAELRAEVARAEADRDLARQALARTRDLMAQRASSQADLERAEATARSTQAQLDLLTLRLTRTTVRAPFSGVAGRRLVSLGDYLTTDSRLVMLQTFDPERASFQVPERYADQLRIGQRVAFRVAALPGREFSGVVDFVDPVVQLPARTITVKAQVPNPRRELQAGMFIEARLATAVRPGAVVIPEDAVVPLHGSTFVWVARGGTATRHEVELGVRTPGFVEARSGVDAGDQVVVGGQERLFEGAPVAAQVVQREVVTPADSAAAPSRGAADKAPR, from the coding sequence ATGCCGGTCGAGATCGCCGTCGCGCGCACCGACACGGTGGTGGACGCCATCGAGGCGTCGGGGCAGATCGAAGCGGTGCAGTCGATCGAGCTCAGGCCGGATGTCGAGGGGCGGCTCGTGGCGATTCTAGTGCGGGAAGGCGCCCAGGTCACCCGGGGGATGCCGCTCTTCAAGGTGGATGACGCGGAGCTCCGCGCGGAGGTGGCGCGGGCCGAGGCCGACCGCGACCTCGCCCGGCAGGCCCTCGCGCGCACCCGCGACCTCATGGCGCAGCGCGCCTCGTCCCAGGCGGATCTCGAACGCGCGGAGGCCACCGCGCGGAGTACGCAAGCCCAGCTCGATCTGCTGACGTTGCGGCTCACCCGGACGACCGTACGCGCCCCGTTCTCCGGCGTCGCGGGCCGGCGGCTCGTGAGCCTCGGCGACTACCTGACGACCGATTCGCGCCTCGTGATGCTCCAGACCTTCGATCCCGAGCGCGCCTCCTTCCAGGTGCCCGAGCGCTATGCCGACCAGCTCCGGATTGGACAGCGCGTCGCGTTCCGGGTGGCCGCGCTGCCGGGACGTGAGTTCAGCGGCGTCGTGGACTTCGTCGATCCGGTGGTGCAGCTGCCGGCCCGCACGATCACGGTGAAGGCGCAAGTGCCGAATCCCAGGCGGGAGCTGCAGGCGGGCATGTTCATCGAGGCGCGCCTCGCAACCGCGGTGCGGCCCGGTGCGGTCGTGATTCCGGAGGACGCGGTGGTCCCGCTCCACGGCTCCACGTTCGTCTGGGTGGCGCGCGGCGGCACGGCGACGCGGCACGAAGTCGAGCTCGGCGTGCGCACGCCCGGGTTCGTCGAAGCGCGGAGCGGCGTCGACGCCGGCGACCAGGTGGTCGTGGGCGGACAGGAACGGCTCTTCGAGGGCGCGCCGGTCGCCGCTCAGGTGGTTCAGCGGGAGGTGGTGACTCCGGCGGACAGCGCTGCGGCGCCGAGCCGGGGCGCTGCCGACAAGGCACCCCGGTAG
- the bcp gene encoding thioredoxin-dependent thiol peroxidase, which produces MPTRKPAAKLAPGDGAPNFTLPADNGSMVSLADFAGKPVVLYFYPKDDTSGCTREACGFRDHWRDVQQRGAVVLGVSPDGVASHNKFKRKYELPFPLLADEQHDVAQAYGVWGEKSMYGRTYMGILRTTFLIGPDGRIARIFEKVKPEGHAAEVLAALG; this is translated from the coding sequence GTGCCTACGCGTAAGCCCGCCGCCAAGCTCGCCCCCGGCGACGGGGCACCCAACTTCACCCTGCCGGCCGACAACGGCTCGATGGTGTCGCTCGCCGATTTCGCCGGGAAGCCGGTGGTGCTCTACTTCTATCCCAAGGACGACACCAGCGGCTGCACCCGCGAGGCCTGCGGATTCCGCGATCATTGGCGCGATGTCCAGCAGCGCGGCGCCGTGGTGCTCGGCGTTTCCCCGGATGGGGTCGCCTCGCACAACAAGTTCAAGCGAAAGTACGAGCTGCCGTTCCCGCTTCTGGCCGACGAGCAACACGACGTGGCGCAGGCGTATGGAGTCTGGGGCGAAAAGTCGATGTACGGCCGGACCTACATGGGCATCCTGCGCACGACGTTCCTGATCGGGCCCGACGGTCGGATCGCCCGCATCTTCGAAAAGGTCAAGCCCGAGGGGCACGCCGCCGAGGTGCTCGCGGCGCTCGGCTGA